The proteins below are encoded in one region of Nitrosomonas ureae:
- a CDS encoding c-type cytochrome, which translates to MKKTHFLVAVSALFILAGCGGSSNDYSPPADASGERIFSTACSECHKPLSANKAMILSEKMANKEAIIKKFQSGSMRMPAFKNIQGEAADRLAEYILTNSEVK; encoded by the coding sequence ATGAAAAAAACACATTTTTTAGTAGCAGTATCCGCGCTGTTCATCCTTGCCGGTTGCGGTGGAAGTTCGAACGATTATAGTCCGCCAGCAGATGCTTCCGGGGAGAGAATCTTTAGCACTGCCTGTAGCGAATGCCACAAACCATTGAGTGCAAACAAAGCCATGATTCTGAGTGAAAAAATGGCTAACAAGGAAGCTATTATCAAGAAATTTCAGTCAGGCAGTATGCGGATGCCCGCTTTCAAAAATATTCAAGGCGAAGCCGCCGATCGACTGGCTGAATATATTTTAACGAACAGTGAAGTCAAATAA